A stretch of DNA from Noviherbaspirillum sedimenti:
TGAATTCGTTTGCGTGCTGACCGGCCTGGCGTCGTTCCGGCAGGCCGCCGTCATTGCGAACAAACTCCGCGACATCCTTTGCCAGGGCTATGTGCTGGCCAACCAGCAAGTCACACTCGGCGCCAGCCTGGGCGTTTGCATGTGCCCGACCGATTGCGAGGATGCCCCGACAGCCGTCAAATATGCCGAAGTGGCGATGCGTACCGCCAAGGAAAGCGGCAGCGGCGTGCAGTTTTTTTCGCGTGAAATCAATGCCGGCGCGATCAGCCGGCTGACCCTGGAAAACGAATTGCGCAAGGCCCTGCAGCAGGGCGAATTCACGCTCTATTACCAGCCCCAGATCGACCTTGCCAGCAACCGCGTGGTCGGCGCCGAAACCCTGATCCGCTGGCAGCATCCGGAAAAAGGCTTGCTGTCGCCCATTACCTTCATCGCCCTGGCGGAAGAAACCCGCCTGATCCTGGAAATTGGCGCATGGACGCTCGATACGGCATGCATGCAAAGCCGCGCCTGGCAAGATGCCGGCTTGCCGCCGATACAAGTCGCCGTCAATGTCTCGGCGCACCAGTTCCGCCAGGCCGGATTCGCCGCGCTGGTGGGCAGGGCGCTGGCGCACAGTGGCCTGGCGGCGAACATGCTGGAGCTGGAAGTCACCGAGAGCGTGTTGCTCAACGATGTCAACAAGAGCCTGACGCAGTTGCAAGCGATGGGGGTCAGCCTGTCCATCGACGATTTCGGTACCGGTTATTCGAGTCTGAGTTACCTGAAAGATTTGCCAATCAATAAGCTCAAGATCGACCAGTCTTTCATCCGCAATATCATGGAAATCCAGGACAACCAGGCGATTACGCGGGCCATCGTTGGCCTGGCCAAAAGCCTCGGCCTGAAAGTGCTTGCTGAAGGTGTCGACAGCGCACAGGCTTGCGAATTTCTGCGGGAATTGGGCTGCGACCAGATCCAGGGCTATTATTTCGGCAAACCCATGCCGGCGGAACAGTTTGCCTTGTTGTTGAAAAAAAGCGCCCAAGTCATTGAATCTATTGACGGCAATTCGCTTGCGCCACTATAGTGACGGGATGATTTCTGATTTTCAACAACTTTCTGCAAAAGTCGGCGAACTGGCGGCGTTGACGCAATCCTTGCGTCTGGAAAATGCCGTTTTGCGCCAGGCAGCGACCGTCCTCGCGGCGGAAAATGCCGAGTTGGAGCGGAAGATGGATGAGGCGCATCAGCGCCTGGCCGTCTTGCTCGAAAGCATTCCAGAGGTAGTGCAAGATAAGGAATCCGCATGATCCAGATCGACGTGACCCTCATGGGCCAAGCCTACAAGCTGGCCTGCAAGGAAGGCGAGGAAGCAAGCCTGCACCAGGCGGTCGCCTATCTGGATGAAAAAATGTGCGCGATCCGCGACGCCGGAAAAATCAAGGGCAATGACCGCATTGCGGTGATCGCGGCGCTGGGCATTGCTGCCGAATTCCTGTCGACCCGTTCGCCCGAGGGACCGCTGTCGAACATGAGCCTGGCCGAAGTCAAGACACAAATTGCAGCGATGCACACCGTCATTGACGGCGCCTTGGCCCCGCAGGAAAATCTTTTTTAACGCGTGCCAAAAGTGTTTGACAAGCCGCACAATTCGGGTAGACTAAAGTCTCCTGCCGTGTTCGCGATTGTCATATATTCCTTGAACCATTTATGTGCATAGGTCGCGGGATTTTGTTCGATGGGCGTGTTTCGTCGCTAGTCCGATGAACCCGAAATTGAACTAACTGTGACCACCTTGAACCGTAAGGTTCGGGATGCCGGCAAAGCGGCACAGGCGGGTCTTTATTCCGAAGCGGTTGCATTCACATGCAACCGCTTTTTTTTATCCTGCAAATTGCGGGACAGAGTTTTTTTCCTTTGCGGGACAGAATCATTGTGATTGGGGACAGAGTTAAGCGAAGCGGTACTCTGTCCCCAACTGATTAAGGTGAAAGTGGTACTCTGTCCCCAACACTATATAAAATGCAGTACTGGCTGATGAAATCCGAGCCGGACGAAGTGAGCATCGACGATGCACTCGCCGCGCCGCAGCAAACCGTCGCCTGGACCGGCGTGCGCAATTACCAGGCGCGCAATTTCATGCGTGATGCCATGCGCATCGGCGATGGCGTCCTGTTCTACCATTCCAGCTGCGCCGAACCCGGCATCGCCGGCCTGGCCGAAGTCGCCAGCACGCCGTATCCCGATCCCACCCAGTTCGACCCCGCCAGCAAGTATCACGACCCCAAGGCGAAGCCGGAGGCGCCGCGCTGGCTGCTGGTGGATGTGCGCGCCGTGCAAAAGTCGCCGATGATTCCGCTAGCCCTCCTGCGTACCCATGCGGAACTGGCCGAGATGCTCATCCTGCAGAAAGGCAGCCGCCTGTCGATCACGCCGGTGACGCCGGCGCAGTGGAACTTCATCACCGGTCACCTGATGAAATGAGTGTTAACGCGCTTGATGAAAGCAAGAGATGGATATCGGATTGATCATTGCGCTGCTGGCGCTGGGGGCCTTTGTCGGATTCGCCGCCGGTTTGCTGGGCGTTGGCGGCGGCATGATACAGGTGCCGTTCATGACCTATATCCTGGCAACCCAGGGCTTCGCCCCCGAGTATGCCGTCCATGTCGCCATCGCCACTTCGCTGGCGACCATCATGTTCACCTCGCTGTCCTCGGTGCGCGCGCATCACAAGCGCGGCGCCGTCCTGTGGCCGGTGGTGGCGCTGCTGGCGCCGGGCATCCTGATCGGCTCCTGGGTCGGTCCCTGGATCGGCGCGCAGATGAATTCCGCGGCACTGGCGGGGTTTTTTGCCATTTTCGTCGCGCTCTCGGCAACCCAGATGCTGATCGACAAGAAGCCGGCGGCCTCGCGCGAATTGCCCAAGGCGCCGGGCATGTTTGCCGCCGGCGGCGCAATCGGCACGCTGGCAGGCCTGGTGGGGGCCGGTGGCGGTTTCGTCTCGGTGCCGTTCATGACCTGGTGTAATGTGAAAATCCACAATGCCGTCGCCACCAGCGCCGCGCTGGGCTTCCCGATCGCCCTGGCAGGCACGCTGTCGAATGTCGTGCAGGGCTGGAATGCGCCAGGCTTGCCGGCCGGCGCGTTCGGTTTCGTCTACCTGCCGGCGCTGGCGGTGATCTCAGCGGCCAGCGTCATCACTGCGCCGCTGGGCGCGAAGACCGCGCACAGCCTGCCGGTCAAGACCCTCAAGAAAGTCTTTGCTTTGATGCTGTATGCGCTGGCCGCCTACATGGCGTACCACGCGCTGAAGTGATTACCCATTCTTGAACTGCTCGCGCAAGACATTTTTTTGCACCTTGCCCATGGTATTGCGCGGCAGGTCGTCGATGAAATGCACGCGCTTGGGCACCTTGAAATTGGCGATCTTCGATTTCAGCAGGGCGATTACCTCTGCTTCCGTCAGCTGCGTGCCGGGCCTGGCGACCACGACGACCGTCACCGCTTCGCCGAAATCCGGGTGCGGCACGCCGATCACCGCCGACTCGACCACGCCGTCGATTTCATCGATGAAGGATTCGATTTCCTTGGGATAGACGTTGTAGCCGCCGGAAATGATCAAATCCTTGCTGCGGCCGACGATGGACAGATAACCCTTGCGGTCGAACTTGCCGACATCGCCGGTCTTGAAAAAGCCGTCCGCGGTGAATTCTTCGCGGGTTTTTTCCGGCATGCGCCAATAGCCGTGGAATACGTTCGGCCCCTTGACCTGGATATCGCCGATTTCGTCGATTTTGCATGGCACGCTGGCGCCGGCAGGCGTGTTCCTGAGTACGCGGATAGTCACGTCCGGCAGCGGCAGGCCAACCGTGCCGCCGATGCGTTCGCCATCGTAGGGGTTGGACGCCTGCATGGTGGTTTCGCTCATGCCGTAGCGCTCCAGGATGGTGTGGCCGGTGCGCCGTTCAAATTCCTTGAAAGTTTCCATCAACAGCGGCGCCGAGCCGGAAATGAACAGGCGCATGTTGGCGCAGGCCGCGCGGTCGAAGGCCGGTTCGGCCAGCAGCCGCACGTAATAGGTTGGCACGCCCATGAAGACCGTGGCCTGCTTCAGGTGGCGCATGACTTCGGCGGCGTCGAATTTGGGCAGGAAGATCATCTTGCTGCCGTTGAGCAGGGCGCCGTGCGAGGCGACGAACAGGCCGTGCACATGGAATAGCGGCAGCGCATGCAGCAATACGTCGCCCGCCTGCCAGCGCCAGTAATCGTGCAACACCAGCGCATTGGATGCCAGGTTGCCGTGGCTGAGCATGGCGCCCTTGCTGCGGCCGGTGGTGCCGGAGGTGTACAGGATCGCCGCCATCTCGTCGGGCAGCTTTTGTGCGGTTGCAAAACTGTCGGGGAAATGATTGGCCCGCTCCAGCAGGCTGCCGTCGCGCGCCTCGCCCAGCGTGAAGACATGCTTCGTGCCGGCCTGGAAGGCGATCTTCGAGACCCAGCCGAAATTGCCCGGCGCGCAGACCATCACGGCCGGTTCGGCATCGTCGATGAAATACTCGATCTCGGCGGCGCGGTAGGCGGTGTTCAGCGGCAGGTAGACAAAGCCGGCTTGCAGCGTCGCCAGGTACAGGATCAGGGCTTCCGGCGATTTCTCGACCTGCACGGCAATGCGCGCATCCGGCGGCAGGTGCAGGCTGGCCAGCAGGTTGGCCATCTTGGCGGTGGCGCGCTCGATGTCGCGCCAGGAGTAATACAGGCCATCATGGGTTTCGATGGCGCAGGCGGATTTGTCCTGCGGGAAGCGCGATTCGAACAGGGCGTAGAGATTGGCGTTCTTCATAAGTGGCTTTTCAGCGCCGCCTCGTACAGCGGCATGACCTTGGGTAGCAATGTAGTGATTTCCTCGATGCGGGTTGCCGGCGCCGGATGGGTGGAGAGGAATTGCGGCGGGGTCTTGTCGCCGGATTCCACCGCCATCTTCTTCCACAGCGTGACCGCCGCTGCCGGATTGTAGCCGGCGCGCGCCGCCAGTTCCAGGCCGATGCTGTCGGCCTCGCTTTCATTCTGCCGCGAGTTCGGCAGCGTAAACAGGTAATGGGAAAACTGGTTGGCCAGGGCGATTTGCTGCTGGCTGCTGTTGGTGGCGATCATGGCGGCGCCGCTCAGGATGTTTTGCGCATAGGCTTGCGAAATCCGTTCGCGGCCGTGTTCGCGCAGGGCGTGGGCGATTTCATGCCCCATGATGGCGGCGATTTCATGGTCGTCCAGCGCCAGCTTGCGGATGATGCCGGTGTAAAAGGTAATCTTGCCGCCGGGCGCGCAGGTGGCGTTGATCACCGGCGCATCGATCAGGGTCAGTTGCCATTGCCAGGCGCGAGTGTCGTCGCGGAAAATGCCGACCTGCCTGCGCAGGCGTGTGGCGATGCGGTCGAGACGTTCGTATTCGGCGCCGGAACTGATCAGCTTGCCTTCTTCTTTCGCCTTCTGGTTCTGCTGCGCATAACTGAGCAGCGCCATTTTTTCCACCGCGTCCGCCGGCACCATCAGGAATTGCTGGCGCGTGACGCCGACCACGCCGGGCCTGGTGCTGGAGGCGCAAGCGAGCAGCAGGCAAGCCAGCATGGCGGTGGCGAACTGTTGCAGGCATCTTTTTATTGACATTGAATTTTCTCCTCATCCCTGGCGTGAGCGCAATGGATCGATATTGCTATTTATCGTTATTTATCGCTACTGATGGCGCTATTTTCCGATAAAAACCGGCCTGGTCTTGTGCAGGAAGGATTGCACGCCTTCGCGATAATCCTGCGTATCCAGGATCGCAAACGCCTCGGCGTATTCCTGTTCGCGCATGGCTTGCGGCTGCGCAGTCAGGCGCCGCACCAACTGCTTGTGCATGCGCGCGGCCAGCGGCGCCCCGCGGGCGATCCGTTCCGCGCTGTTTTGCGCCTCTGCCGGCACATCGTCGACGATACGGTGCAGCAGGCCTTTTTCGCGGGCTTCGGCGGCGCCGAAAACCCGGCCTTCCAGCAAAATTTCCAGGGCAGTGGCGCGGCCGACCAGTTGCAGGAAATGGCGCAATTCGTCCGGCGCCAGCGCAAAGCCCAGGCGGTTGACCGGGATGCCGAAGCGCGCCTGCGGCGCGGCGATGCGCAAATCGCAGGCGCAGGCGATTTCAAGGCCGCCGCCGATGCACACGCCCTCGATCGCGGCAATGGTCGGATGCAGGCATCCGGCGATCGCATCCAGCGCCCGCGCGATGGTGTCGCGATGATAGTGCATGCCTTGCGCCATCGTGCTGCGCATCTGCGGAAATTCCTCGATATCGGCGCCGGCGGCGAAATTGCCCTGGTCGCCGCGCACGATCACGCAGCGCAATTGCTCGTCCTGCGACAGCCGTGCGAAGACCTCGGCCAGCGCCTCCCACATGGCCACACTGACGGCATTGAGCTTGCCGGGATTGGACAGCGTGACGGTGGCGACGGCGTCGCTTCGTTCGAGACGGATTTCTGGCATGGCGCTGGCTCGGTAGGGGGGCGTATGGGGTCGAATGGGGCGGTATGGGTCAGGGAGGGGCGGATGCCGCCTTGCCCGCGCCACGATAGGCAAGCACAAGCAATGCGATGCCCAGCGCAATCATCGGCAGCGACAGCATCTGGCCGGCGGAGATCGTCAGGCCCGCAAAAACGACCTCGTAATCCGGCGTGCGGAAATATTCCGTGAAAAAGCGCGCGCAGCCATACAGCAGCGAGAACATGCCGGATACCGCCATGGCCGGGCGCGGCTTGCGGGCGAACAGCCACAGCACGATGAACAGCAGGACGCCGTCGACGGCCGCCTGGTACAGCGGCGAGGGGTGGCGCGGCAGGTTGTCGACATTGGGCCAGATCATCGCCCAGGGCAGCGTCGCGTCGGCCACGCGTCCGGGCAGTTCGGCATTGATGAAATTGCCAAGGCGTCCGAATGCATAACCGAGCGGCACCATCGGCGCGATGAAGTCCATCACGTCCATCAGCGGGCGGCGCGCCTTGCGGCTCCAGAACCACATGGCAGCCAGCACGCCAAGAAAGCCGCCGTGGAAGGACATGCCGCCCTTCCAGACCGCGAAGATTTCCAGGGGATGGGAAAGATAATAAGCGGGATGGTAGAACAAGACCTCGCCCAGGCGGCCGCCCAGGACCACGCCGAGCACGCCATAGAACAGCATGTCGTCGAGGTCTTGCTTTTTCCAGCCGGCTGCGGCCACATGCGGCTGGCGCATGCGCAGCCGTCCCAGCGCGATGAACTGGGCGAAGGCGGCCAGGTACATCAGGCCATACCAGCGGATCGCCAGCGGGCCGAGTGAAATGGCGATCGGGTCGGGCATCGGGTGTATCAGCATTGGTTCTGCTTTCGTAAAAATTCCGGGGGCGTGCGTTACCGGCGAGGCATTGTCGCATCGCCAGGCCAGGAATGCCTGCATCATATATTTGACACAGGTGGCGGCGCAAGGCACGGTAGCAGACTACACTGGTATTTATTTGGGAGGTAGCATGGCTTTCAACCGTCGTTCCAGGAACATCACCCAGGGCGTGGCGCGCAGTCCGAACCGCGCCATGTATTACGCGCTGGGCTATGAAAAGACCGATTTCGACAAGCCCATGGTCGGTATTGCCAACGGGCATTCCACCATCACTCCCTGCAATTCCGGTCTGCAAAAGCTGGCTGACATTGCCATCAAGGCGATCAAGGACGCCGGCGCCAATCCGCAAGTGTTCGGCACCCCGACCATTTCCGACGGCATGTCGATGGGC
This window harbors:
- a CDS encoding enoyl-CoA hydratase/isomerase family protein, which encodes MPEIRLERSDAVATVTLSNPGKLNAVSVAMWEALAEVFARLSQDEQLRCVIVRGDQGNFAAGADIEEFPQMRSTMAQGMHYHRDTIARALDAIAGCLHPTIAAIEGVCIGGGLEIACACDLRIAAPQARFGIPVNRLGFALAPDELRHFLQLVGRATALEILLEGRVFGAAEAREKGLLHRIVDDVPAEAQNSAERIARGAPLAARMHKQLVRRLTAQPQAMREQEYAEAFAILDTQDYREGVQSFLHKTRPVFIGK
- a CDS encoding M48 family metallopeptidase encodes the protein MSIKRCLQQFATAMLACLLLACASSTRPGVVGVTRQQFLMVPADAVEKMALLSYAQQNQKAKEEGKLISSGAEYERLDRIATRLRRQVGIFRDDTRAWQWQLTLIDAPVINATCAPGGKITFYTGIIRKLALDDHEIAAIMGHEIAHALREHGRERISQAYAQNILSGAAMIATNSSQQQIALANQFSHYLFTLPNSRQNESEADSIGLELAARAGYNPAAAVTLWKKMAVESGDKTPPQFLSTHPAPATRIEEITTLLPKVMPLYEAALKSHL
- a CDS encoding malonate--CoA ligase, whose product is MKNANLYALFESRFPQDKSACAIETHDGLYYSWRDIERATAKMANLLASLHLPPDARIAVQVEKSPEALILYLATLQAGFVYLPLNTAYRAAEIEYFIDDAEPAVMVCAPGNFGWVSKIAFQAGTKHVFTLGEARDGSLLERANHFPDSFATAQKLPDEMAAILYTSGTTGRSKGAMLSHGNLASNALVLHDYWRWQAGDVLLHALPLFHVHGLFVASHGALLNGSKMIFLPKFDAAEVMRHLKQATVFMGVPTYYVRLLAEPAFDRAACANMRLFISGSAPLLMETFKEFERRTGHTILERYGMSETTMQASNPYDGERIGGTVGLPLPDVTIRVLRNTPAGASVPCKIDEIGDIQVKGPNVFHGYWRMPEKTREEFTADGFFKTGDVGKFDRKGYLSIVGRSKDLIISGGYNVYPKEIESFIDEIDGVVESAVIGVPHPDFGEAVTVVVVARPGTQLTEAEVIALLKSKIANFKVPKRVHFIDDLPRNTMGKVQKNVLREQFKNG
- a CDS encoding sulfite exporter TauE/SafE family protein — encoded protein: MDIGLIIALLALGAFVGFAAGLLGVGGGMIQVPFMTYILATQGFAPEYAVHVAIATSLATIMFTSLSSVRAHHKRGAVLWPVVALLAPGILIGSWVGPWIGAQMNSAALAGFFAIFVALSATQMLIDKKPAASRELPKAPGMFAAGGAIGTLAGLVGAGGGFVSVPFMTWCNVKIHNAVATSAALGFPIALAGTLSNVVQGWNAPGLPAGAFGFVYLPALAVISAASVITAPLGAKTAHSLPVKTLKKVFALMLYALAAYMAYHALK
- a CDS encoding cell division protein ZapA, with the protein product MIQIDVTLMGQAYKLACKEGEEASLHQAVAYLDEKMCAIRDAGKIKGNDRIAVIAALGIAAEFLSTRSPEGPLSNMSLAEVKTQIAAMHTVIDGALAPQENLF
- the lgt gene encoding prolipoprotein diacylglyceryl transferase, whose protein sequence is MLIHPMPDPIAISLGPLAIRWYGLMYLAAFAQFIALGRLRMRQPHVAAAGWKKQDLDDMLFYGVLGVVLGGRLGEVLFYHPAYYLSHPLEIFAVWKGGMSFHGGFLGVLAAMWFWSRKARRPLMDVMDFIAPMVPLGYAFGRLGNFINAELPGRVADATLPWAMIWPNVDNLPRHPSPLYQAAVDGVLLFIVLWLFARKPRPAMAVSGMFSLLYGCARFFTEYFRTPDYEVVFAGLTISAGQMLSLPMIALGIALLVLAYRGAGKAASAPP
- a CDS encoding DUF904 domain-containing protein translates to MNLLTAIRLRHYSDGMISDFQQLSAKVGELAALTQSLRLENAVLRQAATVLAAENAELERKMDEAHQRLAVLLESIPEVVQDKESA
- a CDS encoding EVE domain-containing protein encodes the protein MQYWLMKSEPDEVSIDDALAAPQQTVAWTGVRNYQARNFMRDAMRIGDGVLFYHSSCAEPGIAGLAEVASTPYPDPTQFDPASKYHDPKAKPEAPRWLLVDVRAVQKSPMIPLALLRTHAELAEMLILQKGSRLSITPVTPAQWNFITGHLMK